One window of Cryobacterium arcticum genomic DNA carries:
- a CDS encoding flagellar hook-length control protein FliK — protein sequence MDGTAGSGLVQTGATDAGILQAVGLTQTAGLTQLDDLTESGGVLPGGASSSSAPGAAAPGSASDGGATAGTVPTLAAPNGAPSSGADVSGAVPNDAVLSGAGQSVATLIGAELSGALGTGADPSGGAMSGADLDGADLSGAPLGGAEQSGADLTGAAQGVPAAGTAGMNSANPSATAHVVAAQLGVAQLGVAQSGAATLGAGPAGVDQGGAQSGSVPAAVNQTVTTLGDSSPVDAASATGSAAGTAVGTVTVTATAAATAAAATPVTAAGARDGRIGAVPVTVPDAPAGAVPAGPTAPDSAIPMGFTVPGTVLGASAPAVAPPTSALPASAPVPLAAQVARPLFTLAAAGPGEHTLSISVTPDNLGPVLVRAQISAGGLRLELFAPTDAAREALRLILPDLRRDLAGGGLPASLDLSSRNQPGDPGQSGPQDRAAAGQGNPGPGADAGGPHGRPKTAVPDPWLRSSVPASADLSGDSAGDAGGHSQRGRVDVLA from the coding sequence ATGGACGGGACAGCCGGGTCAGGACTCGTCCAGACCGGTGCCACCGATGCCGGCATCCTGCAGGCCGTCGGTCTCACGCAGACCGCCGGTCTCACGCAGCTTGACGACCTTACGGAGTCTGGTGGTGTCCTGCCCGGCGGGGCCTCGTCGAGCAGCGCCCCAGGCGCCGCCGCCCCGGGCAGCGCCTCTGATGGCGGGGCGACCGCTGGGACCGTCCCCACCCTCGCAGCTCCGAACGGTGCCCCTTCCTCGGGCGCTGATGTGAGCGGCGCCGTCCCCAACGACGCAGTTCTGAGCGGTGCCGGCCAGAGCGTCGCCACACTCATCGGGGCGGAGCTCTCCGGTGCCCTCGGGACCGGAGCCGACCCGAGCGGTGGAGCCATGAGTGGCGCCGACCTTGATGGAGCCGACCTGAGTGGTGCCCCCCTCGGTGGTGCCGAACAGAGTGGTGCAGACCTGACGGGTGCGGCCCAGGGAGTGCCGGCCGCAGGCACCGCAGGCATGAACAGTGCGAATCCGAGCGCCACGGCCCACGTCGTCGCTGCCCAGCTCGGTGTTGCCCAGCTTGGTGTTGCCCAGTCTGGTGCCGCCACGCTCGGTGCCGGCCCAGCCGGTGTTGACCAGGGTGGCGCTCAGAGCGGCTCCGTTCCTGCGGCCGTGAACCAGACGGTCACAACGTTGGGTGATTCCTCCCCGGTAGACGCCGCCTCCGCGACGGGCTCTGCTGCCGGGACCGCCGTCGGCACTGTCACTGTCACCGCGACGGCCGCCGCGACTGCCGCTGCCGCCACACCGGTTACGGCGGCCGGAGCGCGGGACGGCCGGATCGGAGCTGTACCAGTGACGGTCCCCGACGCACCCGCGGGGGCCGTGCCCGCCGGGCCCACTGCCCCGGATTCGGCCATACCCATGGGCTTCACGGTCCCGGGGACCGTCCTGGGGGCATCCGCACCCGCTGTGGCCCCTCCGACAAGTGCGCTGCCCGCCAGCGCGCCGGTGCCCCTGGCCGCCCAGGTCGCTCGGCCGTTGTTCACCCTGGCGGCTGCGGGTCCGGGGGAGCACACGCTGTCGATCAGCGTGACCCCCGACAACCTGGGACCGGTGCTGGTGCGGGCGCAGATCAGCGCCGGAGGTTTGCGGCTGGAGCTCTTCGCTCCCACCGACGCAGCCCGCGAGGCGCTGCGCCTCATCCTGCCCGACCTGCGACGCGATCTCGCCGGCGGCGGACTTCCAGCCAGTCTTGACCTGTCCAGCCGAAACCAGCCGGGAGACCCGGGCCAGTCCGGCCCGCAGGATCGTGCCGCTGCCGGGCAGGGGAACCCTGGCCCTGGCGCGGATGCCGGCGGGCCTCATGGCCGGCCGAAGACCGCGGTTCCAGATCCCTGGCTCCGATCTTCCGTCCCGGCATCCGCAGACCTGTCCGGCGACTCAGCCGGTGATGCCGGTGGCCACTCGCAGAGGGGACGTGTCGATGTTCTCGCTTGA
- a CDS encoding flagellar hook assembly protein FlgD, producing MTIDAVGTVAAATPNATGSATKSGMYATTPVRTPKQTLDSEAFMSLLVTQLRNQDPSSPMDTNQMISQTTQLAMMEKITALSTTSDENFSLQMRTSAAALVGQNVTYTDAAGLSVSGIVSAVSFAGGVPQVTVGKASVALDAISGVTAPTG from the coding sequence ATGACCATCGACGCCGTAGGGACCGTGGCCGCAGCTACCCCGAACGCCACCGGCTCGGCCACAAAGTCCGGTATGTACGCCACCACGCCGGTGCGCACGCCCAAGCAGACCCTGGACTCCGAAGCCTTCATGTCGCTCCTGGTCACCCAGCTGCGCAACCAGGATCCGAGCTCGCCCATGGATACGAACCAGATGATCTCGCAGACCACCCAGCTGGCCATGATGGAGAAGATCACCGCCCTGTCCACCACCTCGGACGAGAACTTCTCGCTGCAGATGCGCACGTCGGCCGCGGCCCTCGTCGGCCAGAACGTCACATACACGGATGCCGCGGGACTGAGCGTCTCCGGAATCGTCTCCGCGGTCTCTTTTGCGGGCGGGGTGCCTCAGGTCACCGTCGGCAAGGCCAGCGTGGCCCTCGATGCCATCTCGGGGGTGACCGCCCCGACGGGGTGA
- a CDS encoding flagellar hook protein FlgE, with protein sequence MLRSLYSGISGLRAHQTMLDVTGNNIANVNTTAFKASATQFQDTLSQLTQGASGPGAQTGGTNPAQVGLGVQVAGISTNFTQGSSQSTGKAGDMLISGDGFFVTQQGGETVYSRAGTFDFDSAGRLVTPSGAIVQGWGAVNGVVNEGGAVGNLTLPVNAVIPGAATSKVGVTGTLPSDAGPGTQVLRDVKVYDASGAARTLSLTFTKDPAGSGWEVSGVDGGAAVKTSLVFTKESVTSGGTLVIGDLAAGGVTVDLTGLKGMAGISAVKASPDGSAPGALESYSFGKDGTLVGLFSNGEQKALGRIALATFTNPGGLEKTGSNGYRATFNSGTAELGAPGSTGLGSLTGGALEMSNVDLSQEFTNLIVAQRGFQANARIITTSDEVLQELTNLKR encoded by the coding sequence ATGCTTCGCTCTCTCTACTCCGGTATCTCCGGGCTCCGCGCTCACCAGACCATGCTCGACGTCACCGGCAACAACATCGCCAACGTCAACACCACGGCGTTCAAGGCGTCGGCAACCCAGTTCCAGGACACCCTGTCCCAGCTGACCCAGGGCGCCAGCGGACCCGGTGCCCAGACCGGCGGCACCAACCCGGCCCAGGTGGGCCTCGGAGTCCAGGTCGCCGGCATCTCCACCAACTTCACCCAGGGTTCCTCGCAGTCCACCGGTAAGGCTGGCGACATGCTCATCTCCGGCGATGGCTTCTTCGTCACCCAGCAGGGCGGCGAGACGGTGTACAGCCGGGCCGGCACCTTCGACTTCGACTCGGCCGGTCGTCTGGTCACGCCGTCCGGCGCGATCGTGCAGGGCTGGGGCGCGGTGAACGGCGTGGTCAACGAGGGCGGTGCTGTCGGGAACCTGACGCTGCCGGTCAATGCCGTCATCCCGGGCGCGGCAACGAGCAAGGTCGGGGTGACGGGCACGCTGCCGTCCGACGCCGGTCCCGGCACGCAGGTGCTCCGAGACGTCAAGGTTTACGACGCCTCGGGCGCGGCCCGCACGCTTTCCCTGACCTTCACAAAGGACCCGGCGGGTAGCGGATGGGAGGTTTCCGGCGTTGACGGAGGTGCCGCTGTAAAGACTTCGCTGGTCTTCACGAAAGAGTCGGTGACCTCGGGAGGAACGCTCGTCATCGGTGACCTTGCCGCTGGCGGGGTCACTGTGGACCTCACCGGCCTGAAAGGAATGGCTGGCATCAGCGCGGTCAAGGCGTCGCCGGACGGCAGTGCCCCCGGCGCGCTCGAGTCCTACTCGTTCGGCAAGGATGGCACCCTCGTGGGCCTGTTCAGCAATGGTGAGCAGAAGGCCCTGGGCCGCATCGCGCTGGCCACGTTCACGAACCCGGGCGGGCTGGAGAAGACCGGTTCCAACGGCTACCGGGCCACCTTCAACTCCGGGACGGCCGAACTCGGCGCCCCCGGATCGACCGGGTTGGGCTCGCTCACCGGTGGGGCCCTGGAGATGTCGAACGTGGACCTCTCGCAGGAGTTCACCAACCTCATCGTCGCGCAGCGGGGCTTCCAGGCGAACGCCCGCATCATCACGACCTCGGATGAGGTCCTGCAGGAGCTCACCAACCTCAAGCGCTAA
- a CDS encoding HNH endonuclease signature motif containing protein translates to MGGSSADYDALSDADVLAGQQTLARAQRELDTRKAWMAKTLAQRSRWELGQAGLAKKQGFLSPEALIQELTGASKVESRKLVGVGQMLAEAEAAEIQAAEAEAEAARRLADEAVTGPLDPDTADTALGGAALLPAPWHAPISRAVNAGTLSVDAAHAIRTGLGDIDTVVTGPVLADALEGLLADAGTMNVDQLLKRARQTRDSLDEAGIRVREQKAWDDRYLRIWILNTGQVRVDGLFPPEQGEFIKATFDSLTSPRRGGVRFVDTDRAAWAKRVQDDPRSTTQITCDGFIDLLQAGTTINPNEMLGGRRPTVQILTSATPAARPAATPAPTDRPEASEPTAAAPPAWPTGPCPPDSPYPPGFLRDADTILVCEPGQPGHGYLEGNTAPLSQETIERLICDAATIEITIDDLGRPLDVGHEQRLFNRAQRRALAARDGGCRWPGCDRPPAFTEAHHIQHWKRDHGRTDINQGILLCHAHHMLLHNQGWQIFENTGQYWLRPPATIDPGQTLINMPSHTPPHTT, encoded by the coding sequence TTGGGCGGTTCGAGTGCCGATTACGACGCCCTCTCGGATGCCGACGTGCTGGCCGGGCAACAGACCCTCGCCCGCGCGCAGCGTGAGCTCGACACCCGGAAGGCGTGGATGGCGAAGACTCTCGCGCAGCGGTCCCGGTGGGAGTTGGGCCAGGCGGGCCTGGCGAAGAAGCAGGGGTTCCTCTCCCCCGAAGCGTTGATCCAGGAGTTGACCGGCGCGAGCAAGGTCGAGTCCCGCAAACTCGTCGGCGTGGGCCAGATGCTCGCCGAGGCCGAAGCCGCCGAGATACAGGCCGCCGAGGCCGAGGCTGAGGCCGCCCGCCGGCTCGCGGACGAGGCGGTGACCGGCCCGCTTGATCCCGACACGGCCGACACAGCACTGGGCGGCGCTGCCCTGCTGCCGGCACCGTGGCACGCGCCGATCAGCCGCGCGGTCAACGCCGGCACCCTCTCCGTCGACGCCGCCCACGCGATCCGCACCGGCCTGGGCGACATCGACACCGTCGTCACCGGACCGGTCCTCGCCGACGCTCTGGAGGGGTTACTCGCCGACGCCGGGACGATGAACGTGGACCAACTCCTCAAACGCGCCCGGCAGACCCGGGACTCCCTGGACGAAGCCGGCATCCGGGTGCGAGAACAGAAAGCCTGGGACGACCGCTACCTCCGCATCTGGATCCTGAACACCGGCCAGGTCCGCGTCGACGGATTGTTCCCACCGGAACAGGGCGAATTCATCAAGGCAACCTTCGACAGCCTCACCAGCCCCCGCCGCGGCGGCGTGCGCTTCGTCGACACCGACCGCGCCGCCTGGGCCAAACGCGTCCAGGACGACCCGCGCAGCACCACCCAGATCACCTGCGACGGCTTCATCGACCTCCTCCAGGCCGGCACCACCATCAACCCCAACGAGATGCTCGGCGGCCGCCGCCCCACCGTGCAGATCCTCACCAGCGCCACCCCCGCAGCCCGGCCCGCCGCCACTCCGGCCCCGACCGACCGGCCCGAAGCGAGCGAACCCACCGCCGCTGCACCGCCCGCCTGGCCCACCGGGCCCTGCCCACCGGACAGCCCGTACCCGCCGGGGTTCCTCCGCGACGCCGACACCATCCTGGTCTGCGAACCCGGACAACCCGGCCACGGCTACCTCGAAGGCAACACCGCACCCCTCTCCCAAGAAACCATCGAACGCCTCATCTGCGACGCCGCCACCATCGAGATCACCATCGACGACCTGGGCCGGCCCCTCGACGTCGGCCACGAACAACGCCTGTTCAACCGCGCCCAACGCCGCGCCCTCGCCGCCCGCGACGGCGGCTGCCGCTGGCCCGGCTGCGACCGCCCACCCGCCTTCACCGAAGCCCACCACATCCAACACTGGAAACGCGACCACGGCCGCACCGACATCAACCAAGGCATCCTGCTCTGCCACGCCCACCACATGCTGCTCCACAACCAAGGCTGGCAAATCTTCGAAAACACCGGCCAGTACTGGCTCCGACCACCAGCCACCATCGACCCCGGCCAGACCCTCATCAACATGCCCAGCCACACCCCGCCCCACACCACCTGA
- a CDS encoding flagellar FlbD family protein has protein sequence MIVVTRLNDSQFAINPDLIERIHVNPDTTLVMVDGAKFIVTESLAEVIEKIAAYRAHVINLAYSSGNGSDGDHTASDPDTRPDAVVPLRPRRM, from the coding sequence ATGATCGTTGTAACCAGGCTGAACGATAGTCAGTTCGCGATCAATCCCGATCTCATCGAACGCATCCATGTGAACCCGGACACCACCCTCGTGATGGTCGACGGCGCCAAGTTCATCGTCACGGAGAGCCTGGCCGAGGTGATCGAGAAGATCGCCGCCTATCGCGCGCACGTGATCAACCTGGCCTACAGCTCCGGAAACGGCAGCGACGGCGACCACACCGCGTCCGATCCCGACACTCGACCGGACGCCGTTGTCCCCCTGCGCCCCCGGAGAATGTAG
- a CDS encoding motility protein A — protein sequence MDPATLIGIVLAFGALFAMITIEGSHVTAILLPAPMVLVFGATIAVGIAGGTLRDTIQAVKALPGAFLGKTTPPQKLIDQVVGLAEKARSSGLLALEQEADKVSDPFLRGALQNIADGTDGDELRILLEDEIATRTKASRTAAKFFTTLGGYAPTVGIIGTVISLTHVLENLDTPSTLGPMIAAAFVATLWGLLSANFLWLPIGNRLKRLSDIEAERMTLLMEGALAVQAGSQPRLLGERLQAMVPLASAKSAKGSKQGKQSGAAKPLKKAA from the coding sequence ATGGATCCCGCAACCCTGATCGGTATCGTCCTGGCGTTCGGCGCCCTGTTCGCGATGATCACCATCGAGGGATCGCACGTCACCGCGATCCTCCTCCCGGCGCCGATGGTGCTGGTCTTCGGTGCCACCATCGCCGTCGGCATCGCCGGGGGAACCCTGCGGGACACCATCCAGGCCGTTAAGGCGCTGCCCGGCGCCTTTCTGGGCAAGACCACGCCGCCACAGAAGCTCATCGACCAGGTCGTCGGCCTGGCCGAGAAGGCGCGCAGTTCGGGTCTACTCGCCCTCGAGCAGGAAGCCGACAAGGTCTCGGACCCGTTCCTCCGCGGTGCACTGCAGAACATCGCCGACGGCACCGACGGTGACGAGCTGCGCATCCTGCTCGAAGACGAGATCGCCACCCGCACCAAGGCGAGCCGCACCGCCGCCAAGTTCTTCACCACGCTCGGCGGCTACGCCCCGACGGTCGGAATCATCGGCACCGTGATCTCCCTCACCCACGTGCTCGAGAACCTGGACACGCCGTCCACCCTCGGCCCCATGATCGCCGCGGCATTCGTGGCCACCCTGTGGGGCCTGCTCAGCGCGAACTTCCTCTGGCTGCCGATCGGCAACCGGCTCAAGCGCCTGTCCGACATCGAGGCCGAGCGGATGACCCTGCTCATGGAGGGTGCACTCGCCGTTCAGGCCGGTAGCCAGCCCCGGCTTCTCGGCGAACGGCTGCAGGCCATGGTGCCCCTCGCCTCCGCGAAGTCCGCCAAAGGCAGCAAACAGGGCAAGCAGTCCGGGGCGGCCAAGCCGCTCAAGAAGGCCGCGTGA
- a CDS encoding OmpA/MotB family protein, whose amino-acid sequence MSGHGRGRRRGLEEEHEEHVDERWMASYMDMVTVLMCMFIVLFAMSTVDQAKFVQLKNSLATGFGSVDVGKVDTAEGIVVPPDLVDTPAVNQDVGLTDLELAIAEVDDLTAVEKAMDSALTAVGLNTLVEYTIDERGLSAGLVGSETFFEPNVATLSVQAVSVLDTIGPILAGTARQVSVEGHADRHGVTINYPTDWELSSARATQVLRHLVERTGVAQERIGAVGYGSARPVDMGDDLAAMARNRRVDVVLLSNQPDSVRALIPSVLDGTAVPDEPVEPGPAAPAGTSPGDSAEDTGH is encoded by the coding sequence GTGAGCGGTCACGGCCGGGGGCGCCGCCGCGGCCTGGAAGAAGAACACGAAGAGCACGTCGACGAACGCTGGATGGCCTCCTATATGGACATGGTCACCGTGCTGATGTGCATGTTCATCGTGCTCTTCGCCATGTCGACTGTCGATCAGGCGAAATTCGTGCAGCTGAAGAACTCCCTGGCCACCGGATTCGGGTCCGTCGACGTGGGCAAGGTCGACACCGCCGAGGGCATCGTGGTGCCACCCGACCTGGTCGACACCCCCGCCGTGAACCAAGACGTCGGTCTCACCGACCTCGAACTGGCCATCGCCGAAGTCGACGACCTGACTGCCGTGGAGAAAGCCATGGACAGCGCCCTCACAGCTGTCGGACTGAACACCCTGGTGGAATACACCATCGACGAGCGCGGGCTCTCGGCGGGCCTGGTGGGATCGGAGACGTTCTTCGAACCCAATGTGGCCACCCTGAGTGTGCAGGCAGTCTCGGTCCTCGACACCATCGGACCCATCCTGGCCGGCACCGCACGGCAGGTATCGGTGGAGGGGCACGCCGACCGGCACGGCGTGACCATCAACTATCCGACCGACTGGGAACTCTCCAGCGCCCGCGCCACCCAGGTGTTGCGGCACCTGGTGGAGCGCACCGGTGTGGCCCAGGAGCGGATCGGCGCCGTGGGCTACGGCTCGGCCCGCCCGGTCGACATGGGCGACGACCTGGCCGCAATGGCCCGTAACCGGCGGGTCGACGTCGTGCTCCTGTCGAACCAGCCGGACAGCGTGCGCGCCCTGATCCCCTCGGTCCTCGACGGCACGGCGGTACCGGACGAGCCCGTGGAACCTGGTCCGGCCGCCCCGGCAGGAACCTCGCCGGGGGACTCGGCGGAGGACACCGGGCACTGA
- a CDS encoding flagellar motor switch protein FliM, whose translation MTVQEHNSTGVPGKPARTVEVYDFSRPTTLARDHARVLELAFETFARQWGTQLTAQVRVISQVTCEQVLMRGYDEYAASLPATTTMVLCSVGSLEAQAVIQFPSAAALSWVTHMLGGTGLPAPSERPFTQIEQALVRRLMDDALEDLRYSLGALLTLPIAVGTIQYNSQFAQAAATADLMIVASFTIRVGESTTTATLALPAEALLPQLGEPGPVLPPTPAAELLRAQLGWVPVDVSVRLTHARVKPSAILALAVGDVLALPHPTHRPLDLVVDGRPLARAAVGSTGSRLACIIIDTEDTTP comes from the coding sequence GTGACGGTCCAGGAACACAACAGCACGGGCGTGCCCGGAAAACCGGCGCGCACGGTGGAGGTCTATGACTTCAGCCGTCCGACGACGCTGGCCCGCGACCATGCCCGGGTGCTGGAGCTGGCCTTCGAGACCTTCGCCCGGCAGTGGGGCACCCAGCTGACCGCGCAGGTGCGCGTGATCTCCCAGGTCACCTGCGAGCAGGTGCTCATGCGCGGCTACGACGAGTACGCCGCGTCGCTGCCCGCCACGACGACCATGGTGCTCTGCAGCGTCGGCAGCCTCGAGGCCCAGGCTGTCATCCAGTTCCCCTCGGCCGCGGCACTGTCCTGGGTCACCCACATGCTCGGGGGAACCGGCCTGCCCGCCCCCTCAGAGCGCCCGTTCACCCAGATCGAGCAGGCGCTCGTGCGGCGTCTGATGGACGATGCCCTCGAAGATCTGCGGTACTCGCTCGGCGCGCTGCTCACCCTTCCCATCGCCGTCGGGACCATCCAGTACAACTCCCAGTTCGCCCAGGCCGCCGCAACGGCCGACCTCATGATCGTGGCGAGCTTCACCATCCGGGTCGGCGAGAGCACCACCACCGCCACCCTCGCCCTGCCGGCCGAGGCCCTGCTTCCGCAGCTCGGCGAGCCCGGGCCGGTGCTGCCACCCACCCCGGCTGCCGAACTGCTCCGCGCCCAGCTCGGCTGGGTGCCCGTCGACGTGTCTGTGCGTCTCACCCACGCCCGCGTCAAGCCCAGCGCCATCCTGGCCCTGGCCGTCGGCGACGTCCTGGCCCTCCCGCATCCCACCCACCGACCGCTCGACTTGGTGGTGGATGGCCGCCCACTCGCTCGGGCCGCCGTCGGATCCACCGGGTCTCGCCTGGCCTGCATCATCATCGACACCGAGGACACCACGCCATGA
- the fliN gene encoding flagellar motor switch protein FliN: MTLHSPAQQPSAAPATGPAHPGLTDGTAQAAVDALLTVLPTATLLSARPGVAAAAAGLAGGAVVASFVGATSADLAVVLADPASLDAAAGADGGLVSRDDIVRPALERAAGALGLGVLGDARVDDASALLLDPETVVFDLVGDGETVGWFAIRLRQNGTPAVRNESAVGNLGRINSVEMALTVEIGRTRMTVRDVLALEPGAVVELDRSVGSPADILLNGRLIAHGEIVVVDQDYAVRITEILDVAESLS; the protein is encoded by the coding sequence ATGACGCTTCACAGCCCCGCGCAGCAGCCGTCCGCCGCCCCGGCCACCGGGCCCGCCCACCCCGGCCTCACCGACGGCACTGCGCAGGCCGCGGTCGACGCCCTTCTCACGGTGCTCCCCACCGCCACCCTGCTCAGCGCCCGGCCGGGCGTCGCCGCAGCGGCTGCGGGCCTCGCCGGCGGGGCAGTGGTGGCCTCCTTCGTGGGCGCCACCTCGGCCGACCTCGCCGTCGTGCTGGCCGACCCGGCCTCGCTCGACGCGGCGGCCGGTGCCGACGGCGGGCTGGTGTCGCGTGACGACATCGTGCGCCCGGCCCTCGAGCGCGCCGCAGGGGCCCTCGGGCTCGGCGTGCTCGGTGACGCCCGCGTCGACGACGCCTCCGCCCTGCTGCTCGACCCGGAGACCGTGGTCTTCGACCTCGTCGGCGACGGCGAGACGGTGGGCTGGTTCGCGATCCGCCTGCGCCAAAACGGCACCCCTGCCGTGCGGAACGAGAGCGCCGTCGGGAACCTGGGCCGGATCAACAGCGTGGAGATGGCCCTCACCGTGGAGATCGGCCGCACCCGCATGACGGTCCGCGACGTATTGGCCCTCGAACCCGGAGCCGTCGTGGAGCTGGACCGTTCGGTCGGCTCGCCCGCGGACATCCTCCTCAACGGCCGGCTCATCGCCCACGGCGAGATCGTCGTTGTCGATCAGGACTACGCCGTGCGCATCACCGAGATCCTCGACGTCGCCGAGAGCCTGAGCTAG
- the fliO gene encoding flagellar biosynthetic protein FliO gives MDTVVVALRVVLSLAVVLGLLWVLQRRLSRGPGKRTANVVTVVGRQGLGQKASVVVVDVDGRRFVLGVTEQSINVLHGGEAEPEAHLAEQQTSDDRSAAFARSLHAASGGPTLVPPVLVPLRTEDTLASDAAGLPADPPLTFRPRRDRSSTGRLGGSILSPSTWQQTAALLRHGR, from the coding sequence GTGGACACCGTCGTCGTCGCCCTCAGAGTGGTGCTGTCCCTGGCCGTCGTGCTCGGGCTGCTCTGGGTGCTGCAACGACGCCTGTCCAGGGGCCCCGGCAAGCGCACGGCCAATGTCGTCACGGTCGTGGGCCGTCAGGGCCTCGGCCAGAAGGCATCCGTGGTGGTGGTGGATGTCGACGGCCGCCGGTTCGTGCTCGGCGTCACCGAGCAGTCCATCAACGTGCTCCACGGCGGTGAGGCCGAACCCGAGGCCCACCTGGCGGAGCAGCAGACCTCGGATGACCGCTCGGCCGCTTTCGCCCGGTCGCTGCACGCGGCCTCCGGCGGCCCCACCCTCGTGCCGCCGGTGCTCGTGCCGCTGCGGACAGAGGACACCCTCGCCTCCGACGCGGCCGGGCTGCCCGCCGACCCGCCGCTCACCTTCCGGCCGCGCCGCGACCGCAGCAGCACCGGGCGACTGGGCGGCTCCATCCTGTCCCCGTCGACCTGGCAACAGACCGCCGCCCTGCTCCGGCACGGCCGGTGA
- the fliP gene encoding flagellar type III secretion system pore protein FliP (The bacterial flagellar biogenesis protein FliP forms a type III secretion system (T3SS)-type pore required for flagellar assembly.) produces MVSERRGRLARIGVAAALILIIVAALMMLVASAGHAAENTTGHSNALAVPAEPIAPTDPATPTPVATPTATPGTGLTVEINGPDGAPSSAIVTLIGITLLSVAPALLLMMTSFTKIFVVLAMTRNALALPSIPPNQVLAGLALFLSLFIMAPVLTDINTDALQPYLNGTMTFDDAVTTGSEPLRTFMLAHTRQEDLALMVRASDQPNPANTAAVSLLTLIPAFMISELRAAFIIGFVIFIPFLVIDLVVSAALMSMGMMMLPPVMISLPFKILLFILVDGWGLIITTLVNSYRGG; encoded by the coding sequence GTGGTCAGTGAGCGGCGCGGCCGGCTGGCCCGCATCGGCGTCGCCGCCGCCCTGATCCTCATCATCGTGGCGGCCCTGATGATGCTGGTCGCCTCGGCAGGACACGCTGCCGAAAACACGACCGGCCACAGCAACGCCCTGGCGGTACCTGCCGAACCGATCGCGCCAACCGACCCGGCCACGCCCACCCCCGTGGCCACGCCGACGGCCACCCCGGGCACCGGACTCACGGTGGAGATCAACGGTCCGGACGGCGCCCCCTCCTCGGCCATCGTGACCCTGATCGGCATCACGCTGCTGTCGGTGGCCCCGGCGCTGCTGCTGATGATGACGTCGTTCACCAAGATCTTCGTGGTGCTCGCCATGACCCGCAACGCCCTCGCGCTGCCGTCGATCCCGCCGAACCAGGTGCTCGCCGGTCTCGCCCTGTTCCTGTCGTTGTTCATCATGGCTCCCGTGCTCACCGACATCAACACGGATGCGCTGCAGCCCTACCTCAACGGCACCATGACCTTCGACGACGCCGTGACGACAGGGTCGGAGCCACTGCGCACCTTCATGCTCGCGCACACCAGGCAGGAGGACCTCGCCCTGATGGTGCGCGCCTCCGACCAACCCAACCCGGCCAACACCGCCGCGGTATCGCTGCTCACCCTCATCCCGGCGTTCATGATCTCCGAACTCCGGGCCGCGTTCATCATCGGCTTCGTGATCTTCATCCCGTTCCTGGTCATCGACCTCGTGGTGTCCGCGGCGCTGATGTCGATGGGCATGATGATGCTGCCGCCCGTGATGATCTCCCTGCCGTTCAAGATCCTGCTCTTCATCCTCGTCGACGGCTGGGGCCTGATCATCACGACCCTGGTCAACAGTTACCGGGGTGGCTGA
- the fliQ gene encoding flagellar biosynthesis protein FliQ, whose translation MDSNAVLDIGLQAIVVAAKLSAPILITALVVGFAISLVQSITQIQEVTLSFVPKAIAVCVAMLICGHWMISEIVSFTTNLFDKIPGLIGGG comes from the coding sequence ATGGACTCCAACGCCGTTCTCGACATCGGGCTGCAGGCCATCGTCGTGGCCGCCAAGCTCTCCGCGCCCATCCTGATCACCGCCCTGGTGGTCGGTTTCGCGATCTCCCTCGTGCAGTCGATCACGCAGATCCAGGAGGTGACGCTCTCGTTCGTGCCCAAGGCCATCGCCGTGTGCGTGGCCATGCTCATCTGCGGGCACTGGATGATCTCGGAGATCGTCTCGTTCACCACCAATCTGTTCGACAAGATCCCCGGTCTCATCGGCGGTGGCTAG